The Janthinobacterium lividum genome has a window encoding:
- the fliM gene encoding flagellar motor switch protein FliM, translating to MADNFLSQEEVDALLKGVNGDQDDAQTPEDVTGVRTYNLATQERIVRGRMPTLEIINERFARLLRVGLFNFLRRSAEVSVGSVRVSKYSEFIRNLVVPTNLNLVHMKPLRGTALMVFDPGLVFLLVDNLFGGDGRFHTRVEGRDFTQTEQRIILRILDIVFEAYTKSWEPVFPVEFEYIRSEMNTQFANIATPNEVVVASTFTVELGSVSGQIHFCMPYSMIEPIRDSLTSSLQGEALEVDKRWIRLMTQQIQIAEVELVASLGTARVSFDEILNMKVGDIIPLNIPELIAATVDGVPVMDCTYGVLNGQYALKVEKLLANTDNMNNH from the coding sequence ATGGCCGATAATTTCCTCTCCCAGGAAGAAGTCGATGCCCTTTTGAAGGGCGTCAACGGAGACCAGGACGACGCGCAGACGCCGGAAGATGTCACGGGAGTTCGTACCTACAACCTGGCAACCCAGGAGCGCATCGTGCGCGGCCGGATGCCAACGTTGGAAATTATCAACGAGCGTTTCGCCCGGCTGCTGCGCGTGGGCCTGTTCAACTTCCTGCGCCGCAGCGCCGAAGTGTCCGTCGGCTCCGTGCGCGTGTCGAAATACAGCGAATTCATCCGTAATCTGGTGGTGCCGACCAATTTGAACCTGGTGCACATGAAACCGCTGCGCGGCACGGCCCTGATGGTCTTCGATCCGGGCCTGGTCTTCCTGCTGGTCGACAATCTGTTCGGCGGCGACGGACGCTTCCACACGCGCGTCGAAGGGCGCGACTTTACGCAGACGGAGCAGCGCATCATCTTGCGCATCCTCGACATCGTCTTCGAGGCCTATACCAAGTCGTGGGAACCGGTCTTCCCCGTCGAGTTCGAATATATCCGTTCAGAAATGAACACGCAGTTCGCCAACATCGCCACGCCGAACGAGGTGGTGGTGGCGTCCACGTTTACGGTGGAATTGGGCTCCGTTTCCGGACAAATCCACTTCTGCATGCCGTATTCGATGATCGAGCCGATCCGCGATTCGCTGACCTCGAGCCTGCAGGGCGAGGCGCTGGAAGTGGACAAGCGCTGGATCCGCCTGATGACGCAGCAGATCCAGATCGCCGAAGTCGAGCTGGTGGCCTCGCTGGGCACGGCGCGCGTGTCGTTCGACGAAATCCTGAACATGAAGGTGGGCGACATCATTCCGCTGAATATTCCGGAACTGATCGCCGCCACCGTCGATGGCGTGCCCGTGATGGATTGCACCTACGGCGTGTTGAACGGACAATATGCGCTGAAGGTTGAAAAGTTGCTGGCAAACACCGATAACATGAACAATCATTAA
- the fliL gene encoding flagellar basal body-associated protein FliL codes for MKADPKADAGLAPAGASKKKLLIIVLASVLVAGAIGGGAAWFFLHGKADKEESAPSKKKHAASKAGPPVFVPIDAFTVNLQPENGEQYLQIAFTLQASSPEEMDLIKVNMPKVRSRLLLLLSGKKASELNTVEGKQQLAAEIINQVNQPFEDKGPEQDVTDVLFTAFIIQ; via the coding sequence ATGAAAGCAGATCCGAAAGCAGATGCAGGCCTGGCTCCCGCCGGCGCCTCGAAAAAAAAGCTTCTGATCATCGTGCTGGCCTCGGTGCTGGTGGCTGGCGCTATCGGTGGCGGTGCCGCCTGGTTCTTCCTGCATGGCAAGGCCGATAAAGAAGAATCGGCGCCCAGCAAGAAAAAACATGCCGCTTCCAAGGCAGGTCCGCCCGTCTTCGTGCCCATCGATGCCTTCACCGTCAACTTGCAACCGGAAAATGGCGAGCAATACCTGCAAATCGCGTTTACCTTGCAGGCCAGCAGCCCGGAAGAAATGGACTTAATCAAGGTCAACATGCCGAAAGTGCGCAGCCGCTTGCTGCTGCTGCTGTCCGGCAAGAAGGCATCCGAACTCAATACCGTGGAAGGCAAGCAGCAACTGGCGGCCGAAATCATCAATCAGGTGAACCAGCCGTTCGAGGACAAAGGGCCGGAGCAGGACGTGACGGACGTATTATTTACCGCATTCATCATTCAATAA
- a CDS encoding flagellar hook-length control protein FliK, with product MQTQPTPISQIISPNATPGAANRSQPSTSGTAGDFQRTLNRQIEQRQASRNMAQAQTQAPAPTPRPASPAATQAPAQAPASEAKPAQAGAEQAASSEQPPAPVAEAATPATADSATAEASVPAVPAETVTPPADPAAEMLALVGSIQLAIQPPAAKAVPELPARTSVKAEGKNPATGPLLATGQGSGKAAATVIAQADSGDFADSLGQAQGKTAVTQGSSVPAGKAEPGKLAIDAQLAATAKAGTAVAEPILKETPADLSRLAAQLQPGALQQAAAAVAVPADKLTGRVGTPAWDQQLGQKVVWMAAGGDQSATLTLNPPDLGPVQVVLTVTNDQADAAFMSAQPEVRQALEAAMPRLREMMSEAGIAFGSATVSAGTPEQQDQGKREASGGHRGNGQGGGASGGEIAIAPAAGGRSRPSLSAVDTFA from the coding sequence ATGCAAACCCAGCCAACCCCGATTTCCCAGATTATCTCGCCCAACGCCACGCCGGGCGCCGCCAACCGCAGCCAGCCGTCCACCAGCGGCACGGCGGGCGACTTCCAGCGCACCCTGAACCGCCAGATCGAGCAACGCCAGGCCAGCCGCAATATGGCGCAAGCGCAAACACAAGCGCCTGCGCCGACGCCCCGCCCCGCCAGCCCTGCGGCCACACAGGCACCGGCCCAGGCGCCAGCGAGCGAAGCGAAGCCGGCGCAAGCGGGCGCCGAACAGGCAGCCAGCAGCGAACAGCCGCCCGCGCCAGTTGCCGAGGCGGCCACGCCCGCTACCGCCGACAGCGCCACGGCCGAGGCCAGCGTGCCCGCCGTCCCCGCCGAAACAGTCACGCCGCCAGCCGATCCGGCCGCCGAAATGCTGGCCCTGGTAGGCAGCATCCAGCTGGCCATCCAGCCGCCAGCGGCCAAGGCCGTGCCAGAACTGCCCGCGCGCACCAGCGTCAAGGCCGAGGGCAAGAACCCGGCAACAGGGCCCTTGCTGGCAACCGGCCAGGGCAGCGGCAAGGCCGCCGCCACCGTCATCGCACAGGCCGACAGCGGCGACTTTGCCGACAGCCTGGGCCAGGCCCAGGGCAAGACAGCCGTCACACAAGGCAGCAGCGTGCCGGCCGGCAAGGCCGAACCTGGCAAGCTGGCCATCGACGCGCAACTGGCAGCGACCGCCAAGGCGGGCACCGCCGTGGCCGAACCGATCCTCAAGGAAACGCCTGCCGACCTGAGCCGCCTGGCGGCCCAGTTACAGCCGGGCGCGCTGCAGCAGGCGGCCGCCGCTGTGGCCGTGCCGGCCGACAAGCTGACGGGCCGGGTGGGCACGCCGGCCTGGGACCAGCAACTGGGACAGAAAGTCGTGTGGATGGCGGCCGGCGGCGACCAGAGCGCCACCCTGACCTTGAATCCGCCCGACCTGGGACCTGTGCAAGTGGTACTGACGGTTACCAATGACCAGGCCGATGCAGCCTTCATGTCGGCCCAGCCGGAAGTGCGCCAGGCGCTGGAAGCGGCCATGCCGCGCCTGCGCGAGATGATGAGCGAAGCGGGCATCGCCTTTGGCAGCGCCACCGTCTCGGCCGGCACGCCAGAACAGCAGGACCAGGGTAAGCGGGAAGCATCTGGCGGACACCGTGGCAATGGCCAGGGCGGCGGCGCATCGGGTGGCGAGATTGCCATCGCGCCGGCAGCAGGCGGACGCAGCCGGCCCAGCCTGAGTGCCGTGGATACCTTTGCCTGA
- the fliJ gene encoding flagellar export protein FliJ: MASPSQLATLIDLAQRETDDCAKRLGAALKALDDCRQKLDMLSGYRDDYAKRFEASMSSGITPMAYRNFQAFMVKLDSAILGQQQVVEHAQARSDNEKMRWQLAERKRMSYTTLNNRAQEQALKLENKRDQKAMDEHAARQAYYKR; encoded by the coding sequence ATGGCTTCTCCTTCCCAACTTGCAACCCTGATCGACCTTGCCCAGCGCGAAACGGATGACTGCGCCAAGCGCCTGGGCGCGGCCCTGAAAGCGCTCGATGATTGCCGCCAGAAGCTCGACATGCTGTCCGGCTACCGCGACGACTATGCCAAGCGCTTCGAAGCGAGCATGAGCAGCGGCATTACGCCCATGGCTTACCGCAACTTCCAGGCCTTCATGGTCAAACTCGACAGCGCCATCCTGGGCCAGCAGCAAGTGGTCGAGCATGCGCAAGCGCGCAGCGACAATGAAAAGATGCGCTGGCAGTTGGCCGAACGCAAGCGCATGTCATACACCACCCTGAACAACCGGGCGCAGGAACAGGCACTGAAGCTGGAAAACAAGCGCGACCAGAAAGCAATGGATGAGCACGCGGCGCGACAAGCCTATTACAAACGCTAA
- a CDS encoding flagellar assembly protein FliH, with translation MTSFGDERPSVVAARKLLEPDPEPELDPEVDPYGELHEEELAPPLEYPTQEELDAIREEARATAFDEGRAAGYAEGHAAGHADGHAQSYAEGKAASAVELAHLQTIAVDFGTAVHQADELIANDVMELALQLAKGMLKTALPVRPELMLPMVREAIEYLPVLQQPALLMLNPEDAQVVRDGIGDELDKGGWRVIEDPSVERGGCKIDTASNQIDAQTSTRWHRLTHALGKDLDWLAP, from the coding sequence ATGACCTCGTTTGGCGACGAGCGCCCCAGCGTGGTGGCGGCGCGCAAGCTGCTCGAACCGGACCCCGAACCCGAGCTCGACCCGGAAGTTGATCCATACGGCGAGTTGCACGAGGAAGAGCTGGCCCCGCCGCTCGAATACCCGACGCAGGAAGAACTCGACGCTATCCGCGAGGAAGCACGCGCCACGGCCTTCGACGAAGGCCGCGCCGCCGGCTATGCGGAAGGCCACGCGGCCGGGCATGCCGATGGCCATGCGCAATCGTATGCGGAAGGCAAGGCGGCCTCTGCCGTGGAACTGGCGCATCTGCAAACCATCGCCGTCGACTTCGGCACTGCCGTGCACCAGGCTGATGAACTGATCGCCAATGACGTGATGGAACTGGCCCTGCAACTGGCCAAGGGCATGCTGAAGACGGCCTTGCCCGTGCGCCCCGAGCTGATGCTGCCGATGGTGCGCGAAGCCATCGAATACTTGCCTGTGCTGCAACAGCCGGCCTTGCTGATGCTCAACCCGGAAGACGCGCAAGTGGTGCGCGACGGCATCGGTGACGAACTCGACAAGGGTGGCTGGCGTGTCATCGAAGACCCCAGCGTGGAACGCGGCGGTTGCAAGATCGACACGGCCAGCAACCAGATCGACGCGCAGACGTCCACCCGCTGGCACCGCTTGACGCATGCGCTGGGCAAGGACCTGGACTGGCTGGCGCCGTGA
- the fliG gene encoding flagellar motor switch protein FliG: MTETTGLQKASILMLALGESEAAEVMKFLGPREVLKLGAAMATMKGIAHEQVVEVLDDFRAQTELNSTVGLDSDEYIRQVLTKALGDDKASVLLSRILGGKDASGIESLKWMDSQSVSELIRNEHPQIIATILVHLERDQACEILGHFTDRLRNDVVLRIATLDGVQPAALRELNDVLTKLLSGNENIKKSSLGGVRAAAEILNFMSGEQEGSVMDNIKNYDNDMAQKIMDEMFVFDNVIDIDDRGIQLLLREVQSEMLIIALKGASQELRDKIFKNMSQRAGEMMREDLESKGPVRLSEVESQQKQILQIVRRLADEGQIVLGGKGEDSFV; the protein is encoded by the coding sequence ATGACTGAGACAACGGGACTGCAAAAAGCATCGATCCTGATGCTGGCACTGGGCGAGAGCGAAGCGGCCGAGGTCATGAAATTCCTCGGCCCGCGCGAAGTGCTGAAACTGGGCGCCGCCATGGCCACCATGAAGGGCATCGCGCACGAACAGGTGGTCGAGGTGCTCGACGACTTCCGCGCGCAGACGGAACTCAATTCCACCGTCGGCCTCGATTCGGACGAATACATCCGGCAAGTCCTCACCAAGGCGCTGGGCGACGACAAGGCTTCCGTGCTGCTGTCGCGCATCCTAGGCGGCAAGGACGCGTCCGGCATCGAATCGCTGAAATGGATGGATTCGCAGTCCGTGTCCGAGCTGATCCGCAACGAACACCCGCAGATCATCGCCACCATCCTGGTCCACCTGGAACGCGACCAGGCTTGCGAAATCCTCGGCCATTTCACGGACCGCCTGCGCAACGACGTGGTCTTGCGCATCGCCACCCTGGACGGCGTGCAGCCGGCCGCCTTGCGCGAACTCAACGATGTGCTGACGAAACTGCTGTCGGGTAACGAAAACATCAAGAAATCGTCGCTGGGCGGCGTGCGCGCGGCGGCCGAGATCTTGAACTTCATGAGCGGCGAGCAAGAAGGCTCCGTCATGGACAATATCAAGAACTACGATAACGACATGGCGCAAAAGATCATGGACGAAATGTTCGTGTTCGACAACGTGATCGATATCGACGACCGTGGCATCCAGTTGCTGCTGCGCGAAGTACAGTCGGAAATGCTGATCATCGCCCTGAAAGGCGCCTCGCAAGAGCTGCGCGACAAGATCTTCAAGAACATGTCGCAGCGCGCCGGCGAGATGATGCGCGAAGACCTGGAGTCGAAAGGCCCCGTGCGCCTGTCGGAAGTGGAATCGCAGCAGAAGCAGATCCTGCAAATCGTGCGCCGCCTGGCGGACGAAGGGCAGATAGTACTGGGTGGAAAAGGCGAGGATTCGTTTGTCTAA
- the fliF gene encoding flagellar basal-body MS-ring/collar protein FliF encodes MAVAEEIDVNRIPPEPAPARSPVESVQAFAKTPMGKNFLRGLGVAALVAIGVALYMWNQPPEYKVLFSNYTDRDGGAITASLDQLGIKHKFSEGGGAILVPSEQVHDARLKLAAQGLPKGGNVGFELMENQKLGVSQFLEQVNFQRALEGELAKSIESVSAVDTARVHLALPKPSVFVREQQKPTASVLLNLHPGRGLDQLQVSAIVHLVASSVPELLPINVTVVDQAGTLLSNQEKDKDRANGIKSLDPNQLKYVQQLQQSVIKQVESILLPIVGEGNVRAEATADVDFSQSEQAAETYKPNSPPEASTIRSQQTSESTGAGNANPSGVPGALSNQPPGVATAPLTAEAPGAPGGAPTAPTQKESTTNYEVDKTVRYEQKSMGGLRRLSVAVVVNYRRSFDKDGKVTVKPISPAEMVQINNLVKEAMGYNKERGDSFSVANSPFDGIDRAPEGKLEWWRDPANLPLAKELAKFLITALILLYIFIKIVRPMLRPVMRKIDDFGAPPPVIEPELVKDGEENEVLLSEAELEELEEDTARGYRENLAMARKLAQEDPRVVANVIKAWIGNND; translated from the coding sequence ATGGCTGTAGCCGAAGAAATCGATGTGAACCGCATACCGCCTGAACCGGCGCCTGCCCGCTCGCCCGTGGAGTCCGTGCAAGCGTTCGCCAAGACGCCGATGGGCAAGAATTTCCTGCGCGGCCTGGGCGTGGCGGCGCTCGTCGCCATCGGCGTGGCCCTGTACATGTGGAACCAGCCGCCCGAATACAAAGTCCTGTTCTCCAACTACACGGACCGCGACGGCGGTGCCATCACCGCGTCGTTGGACCAGCTGGGCATCAAGCACAAGTTTTCCGAAGGCGGCGGCGCCATTCTCGTGCCGTCCGAGCAAGTCCACGATGCACGCCTGAAACTGGCCGCGCAAGGCTTGCCGAAGGGCGGCAACGTGGGTTTCGAGCTGATGGAAAACCAGAAACTGGGCGTGTCGCAATTCCTTGAACAGGTCAATTTCCAGCGCGCGCTGGAAGGCGAACTGGCGAAATCGATCGAATCGGTGTCCGCCGTCGACACGGCGCGCGTCCACCTGGCCCTGCCCAAGCCGTCCGTTTTCGTGCGCGAGCAGCAAAAACCGACGGCGTCCGTGCTGCTGAACCTGCATCCAGGCCGCGGCCTGGACCAGTTGCAGGTGAGCGCCATCGTGCATCTGGTGGCGTCGAGCGTGCCGGAATTGCTGCCGATCAATGTCACCGTGGTCGACCAGGCCGGCACCTTGCTGTCGAACCAGGAAAAGGACAAGGACCGTGCCAACGGCATCAAGAGCCTGGATCCGAACCAATTAAAATACGTGCAGCAATTGCAGCAAAGCGTGATCAAGCAAGTCGAATCGATTTTGCTGCCCATCGTCGGCGAAGGCAATGTGCGCGCCGAAGCGACGGCTGACGTGGATTTCTCGCAAAGCGAGCAGGCCGCCGAAACCTACAAGCCGAATTCGCCGCCGGAAGCGTCCACCATCCGCAGCCAGCAAACGAGCGAATCGACGGGCGCCGGCAATGCCAACCCGTCCGGCGTGCCGGGCGCGCTGTCGAACCAGCCGCCAGGCGTGGCGACGGCGCCATTGACGGCCGAGGCGCCTGGCGCCCCGGGCGGCGCGCCGACGGCGCCAACGCAAAAGGAATCGACGACGAATTATGAAGTTGACAAGACCGTGCGCTACGAGCAGAAATCCATGGGCGGCTTGCGCCGCCTGTCGGTAGCCGTCGTCGTCAACTACCGCCGCAGCTTCGACAAGGATGGCAAAGTCACGGTCAAGCCGATTTCCCCTGCCGAAATGGTCCAGATCAATAATCTGGTCAAGGAAGCGATGGGCTACAACAAGGAACGCGGCGACAGCTTCAGCGTGGCCAACTCGCCCTTCGACGGCATCGACCGCGCGCCGGAAGGCAAGCTGGAGTGGTGGCGTGACCCGGCCAACTTGCCGCTGGCCAAGGAACTGGCGAAATTCCTCATCACGGCCCTGATCCTGCTGTATATCTTCATCAAGATCGTGCGTCCGATGCTGCGCCCCGTGATGCGCAAGATCGACGATTTCGGCGCGCCGCCGCCCGTCATCGAGCCGGAACTGGTCAAGGACGGCGAAGAAAACGAAGTCCTGCTCAGCGAAGCGGAACTGGAAGAACTGGAAGAAGACACGGCCCGCGGTTATCGCGAAAACCTGGCGATGGCCCGAAAACTGGCGCAGGAAGACCCGCGCGTGGTAGCCAACGTAATCAAAGCATGGATAGGCAATAATGACTGA
- the fliE gene encoding flagellar hook-basal body complex protein FliE: MIAQLKSAATRPEAKIPAIQTEMPAAKVNFADAFKSALDSVSGAQKASSALGQRFTMGDEKVSLSDVMVSMQKSSIEFQATVQVRNKLVSAYHEIMNMQV; this comes from the coding sequence ATGATCGCGCAACTGAAGTCGGCGGCCACGCGGCCGGAGGCGAAAATACCGGCGATCCAGACCGAGATGCCGGCGGCGAAGGTGAATTTTGCCGATGCCTTCAAGAGCGCGCTGGACTCCGTGAGCGGCGCGCAAAAGGCGTCGTCGGCACTGGGCCAGCGCTTTACCATGGGCGACGAAAAGGTCAGCCTGTCGGACGTGATGGTGTCGATGCAAAAGTCGAGCATCGAATTCCAGGCGACGGTGCAGGTGCGAAATAAGCTCGTGTCGGCATATCATGAGATCATGAATATGCAAGTTTGA
- a CDS encoding flagellar brake protein yields the protein MDSGLENWHDFEVESRREIIALLRSIGEKNQLIRMLIHGESDVCVTSILDVDAEHNTVILDRSVNADQNRRMVAAKGISFETSLDKIRILFASALVEECNYGGKPALKIAIPETLIRLQRREYYRMTTPVSNPVRVSIPLPPSLGGADTLFPLADISCGGIAILDNKLMLGETIGRDYPGCRIDLPDVGIVTATLQIRNSLDMTLLNNKLNRRLGCQFVDLPRSMLAHVQRYITRLERERNARMAGLG from the coding sequence ATGGATTCCGGCCTCGAAAACTGGCATGATTTTGAAGTGGAATCGCGGCGGGAAATCATCGCATTGCTGCGTAGCATCGGCGAAAAGAACCAGCTGATCCGCATGCTGATCCACGGTGAATCCGATGTGTGCGTCACTTCCATCCTGGACGTCGACGCGGAACACAATACCGTCATCCTCGACCGTTCCGTGAACGCCGACCAGAACCGGCGCATGGTGGCCGCCAAGGGCATCTCGTTTGAAACCTCGCTCGACAAGATCCGCATCCTGTTTGCCAGCGCCCTGGTGGAAGAGTGCAATTACGGCGGCAAGCCCGCCTTGAAAATTGCCATTCCAGAAACATTGATCCGCTTGCAGCGGCGCGAGTATTACCGCATGACGACGCCCGTGAGCAATCCCGTACGCGTCTCGATTCCCCTGCCGCCCTCGCTGGGCGGCGCCGACACGCTGTTCCCGCTGGCCGACATCAGTTGCGGCGGCATCGCCATCCTCGACAATAAATTGATGCTGGGCGAGACCATCGGCAGGGACTATCCCGGCTGCCGCATCGACTTGCCCGACGTCGGCATCGTCACCGCAACTTTGCAAATTCGCAATTCGCTGGACATGACCTTGCTGAACAACAAGCTGAACCGCCGACTCGGCTGCCAGTTCGTCGACCTGCCGCGCAGCATGCTGGCGCACGTGCAGCGCTATATCACGCGACTGGAGCGAGAACGGAATGCGCGCATGGCGGGGTTGGGTTAA
- a CDS encoding EscU/YscU/HrcU family type III secretion system export apparatus switch protein, with product MLDDTKRKVPQTAVALAYQSGTPAPKVVAKGSGLIADQIISTAREHGVFVHESKELVALLMDVDLDRQIPPGLYRAIAELLAWLYHIESANGGPIPPPPDTSVNLTDT from the coding sequence ATGCTTGACGACACCAAGCGCAAGGTGCCGCAGACGGCAGTCGCGCTGGCCTACCAGAGCGGCACGCCGGCGCCCAAGGTGGTGGCCAAGGGCAGCGGCCTGATCGCGGACCAGATCATCAGCACGGCGCGCGAACACGGCGTCTTCGTGCATGAATCGAAGGAATTGGTGGCACTGCTGATGGATGTCGACCTGGACCGCCAGATTCCGCCCGGCCTGTATCGGGCGATTGCGGAACTGCTGGCCTGGTTATATCATATTGAATCTGCGAATGGCGGCCCCATCCCGCCCCCGCCCGACACCAGCGTCAACCTCACCGATACATAG
- a CDS encoding flagellar hook-length control protein FliK produces the protein MLPKMDAIGMTPLTPVKATRAADAVADPRQAEFQRSLQGLIGKSMQGQVLARMGDGSFLVRVAGTPARMQLPAGAQPGTEIPLTLIGINPRPSFQIGNNRDQPANALLTYADADAEPEAADLRGPQPGAAQAGTRASSTAATLLSRAPLTPANLLPTLAGDTPAPELSTTARAISTVLSQAESVPGAPLSLVGKTLLMARPGADPAQVAQKLQDAVGSSGLFYESHVAEWAEGKRPLASLLLEPQMQKAAQGDMARTGTDLASAQLINLQLHAHEQARVQWQGEAWPGQKMQWDISKDAPEGQQHEGRDGDEEATAWRSNVRFQFPLLGDLAAHVVLQGGRVHIQLQAGSEGSADTLRQHAARLEASLDAAGWPLSSLTIAGKPEAAGADDA, from the coding sequence ATGTTGCCGAAGATGGATGCGATCGGCATGACGCCCCTGACCCCGGTCAAGGCCACGCGGGCGGCCGATGCCGTCGCCGACCCGCGCCAGGCAGAGTTCCAGCGCTCGCTGCAGGGACTGATCGGCAAATCCATGCAAGGACAGGTGCTGGCCCGCATGGGTGACGGCAGCTTCCTGGTGCGCGTGGCCGGTACGCCGGCCCGCATGCAGCTGCCCGCCGGCGCCCAGCCGGGCACGGAAATCCCGCTGACCTTGATCGGCATCAATCCCCGCCCCTCTTTTCAAATCGGCAATAACCGCGACCAGCCCGCCAACGCCCTGCTGACATATGCGGACGCGGATGCCGAGCCCGAGGCTGCCGACCTGCGCGGTCCCCAGCCAGGCGCCGCCCAGGCGGGCACGCGCGCCAGCAGCACGGCCGCCACCCTGCTCAGCCGCGCGCCCCTGACGCCAGCCAATTTGCTGCCTACCCTGGCCGGCGACACGCCTGCGCCCGAGCTGAGCACCACCGCGCGCGCCATCAGCACTGTGCTCAGCCAGGCGGAAAGCGTGCCCGGCGCGCCCCTGTCCCTGGTCGGCAAGACGCTGCTGATGGCCAGGCCGGGCGCTGACCCGGCGCAAGTGGCCCAGAAACTGCAGGATGCGGTCGGCAGCAGCGGCCTGTTCTACGAATCGCATGTGGCGGAATGGGCCGAAGGCAAGCGGCCGCTGGCGTCGCTGCTGCTGGAGCCGCAAATGCAGAAGGCGGCACAGGGCGACATGGCCAGGACGGGCACCGACCTGGCCTCGGCGCAACTGATCAATTTACAGCTGCATGCGCACGAACAGGCGCGCGTGCAGTGGCAGGGTGAAGCCTGGCCCGGCCAGAAGATGCAGTGGGACATCAGCAAGGATGCGCCGGAAGGACAGCAGCACGAAGGACGCGACGGCGACGAGGAAGCGACGGCCTGGCGCAGCAATGTGCGCTTCCAGTTCCCCCTGCTGGGCGACCTGGCCGCGCACGTGGTCTTGCAGGGCGGCCGCGTGCACATCCAGCTGCAAGCGGGCAGCGAAGGCAGCGCCGACACCTTGCGCCAGCATGCGGCGCGGCTGGAAGCGTCGCTCGATGCGGCCGGCTGGCCCTTGTCGTCGTTGACGATCGCCGGCAAACCCGAGGCGGCTGGAGCAGATGATGCTTGA
- a CDS encoding flagellar protein FliT encodes MMTNQEVLTTYEAVQTLTGQMVTAATNADWDELEALEQRISAHVAALKANEEKVVLESAGRQRKVALIKQILEDDRKIRDLTMPWMAQLSKLINSTGTERRLANAYGV; translated from the coding sequence ATGATGACCAATCAAGAAGTCCTGACCACTTACGAAGCCGTGCAGACCCTGACGGGCCAGATGGTGACCGCCGCCACCAACGCCGACTGGGATGAACTGGAAGCGCTGGAACAGCGTATCAGCGCGCATGTGGCCGCGCTGAAGGCGAATGAAGAAAAAGTCGTACTGGAAAGCGCTGGCCGCCAGCGCAAGGTCGCCCTGATCAAGCAGATCCTGGAAGACGACCGCAAGATCCGCGACCTCACCATGCCGTGGATGGCGCAATTGTCCAAGCTGATCAACAGCACCGGCACTGAGCGGCGCCTGGCCAACGCCTACGGCGTCTAA